A genomic window from Nocardioides rotundus includes:
- a CDS encoding aldo/keto reductase: protein MALSTYTLNDGTTLPKVGFGTHPLKGDDGIAAIVSALENGYRLLDSAVNYENEEETGEALRRSGLPRGDVRIQTKIPGRFHAHDLAAQSLRDSAQRLGVDQIDVALIHWPNPSRGLYPEAWQALVEVQAAGLVRTIGVSNFTPEHLRRIIDDTGVTPAVNQVEMHPYFPQTELRAVHAELGIQTEAWSPLGKNPTPFEEEPVVAAAQAHGVTPAQVVLRWHLQLDSLPLPKAAGAERQRENLDLDGFALTDDEMSAITDLGRADGRRFSGDPDTHEEM, encoded by the coding sequence TCAAGGGTGACGACGGCATCGCGGCGATCGTCTCGGCGCTGGAGAACGGCTACCGGCTGCTCGACTCGGCGGTGAACTACGAGAACGAGGAGGAGACCGGCGAGGCGCTGCGGCGCAGCGGGCTGCCGCGCGGCGACGTCCGGATCCAGACCAAGATCCCCGGCCGCTTCCACGCCCACGACCTGGCCGCGCAGTCCCTGCGCGACTCCGCCCAGCGGCTCGGCGTCGACCAGATCGACGTGGCGCTCATCCACTGGCCCAACCCGAGCCGCGGGCTCTACCCCGAGGCGTGGCAGGCGCTGGTGGAGGTACAGGCCGCCGGGCTGGTGCGCACCATCGGGGTCAGCAACTTCACCCCCGAGCACCTGCGCCGGATCATCGACGACACCGGCGTCACGCCGGCGGTGAACCAGGTCGAGATGCACCCCTACTTCCCGCAGACCGAGCTGCGGGCCGTGCACGCCGAGCTGGGGATCCAGACCGAGGCGTGGAGCCCGCTGGGGAAGAACCCGACCCCGTTCGAGGAGGAGCCGGTCGTCGCCGCCGCGCAGGCGCACGGCGTGACCCCCGCCCAGGTGGTGCTGCGCTGGCACCTCCAGCTCGACTCGCTGCCGCTGCCCAAGGCCGCGGGGGCCGAGCGGCAGCGCGAGAACCTCGACCTCGACGGGTTCGCGCTCACCGACGACGAGATGAGCGCGATCACCGACCTCGGCCGCGCTGACGGTCGCCGCTTCTCCGGCGACCCGGACACGCACGAGGAGATGTAG